One part of the Asterias amurensis chromosome 11, ASM3211899v1 genome encodes these proteins:
- the LOC139943871 gene encoding mitochondrial glycine transporter A-like, which produces MSKSTSKVDRKSSEDWKNMELFNSPIFKSFVAGSLSGTCSTVLLQPLDLVKTRIQSPAALEHSHRGIFYTISSVVRHEKILGLWRGVIPSVSRTVPGVGLYFCSLHTLKTKLGWTDPNPLQAITLGMLARCVAGGMMLPVTVVKTRYESEAYQYKTVRGALKSIYNTEGTKGLFSGMAATLLRDAPFSGIYLLFYTQTKKAIPPDMITPQMMPTINFSSGLLAGVLASAVTQPADVIKTHMQLYPQKHKKVMATVQYVIKKSGVNGLFRGMLPRCLRRTLMASLAWTVYEQVIVKFGLK; this is translated from the exons ATGAGCAAAAGTACTTCTAAAGTGGACCGAAAATCATCGGAAGATTGGAAAAACATGGAGTTGTTCAAC TCGCCTATCTTTAAGTCCTTTGTGGCAGGCTCCCTGAGTGGGACCTGTTCAACAGTGCTGTTGCAACCTCTAGACCTTGTAAAGACCAGGATTCAGTCGCCTGCTGCTCTAGAGCACAGCCATCGAGGAATCTTCTACACCATCTCAAGCGTCGTCCGCCATGAAAAAATTCTTGGCCTTTGGAGGGGAGTCATTCCT TCTGTTTCCAGAACAGTTCCTGGAGTAGGACTCTACTTCTGCTCCCTTCACACACTCAAAACAAAGTTGGG ATGGACGGATCCCAACCCATTACAAGCCATAACACTGGGCATGTTAGCACGCTGTGTAGCAGGAGGAATGATGCTCCCCGTCACAGTAGTCAAGACCCGCTATGAG AGCGAAGCTTACCAGTACAAGACAGTCAGAGGAGCTTTGAAGAGTATCTACAACACCGAAGGTACTAAAG GTCTGTTCAGTGGAATGGCAGCCACTCTATTGCGAGATGCCCCCTTCTCAGGAATCTATCTACTGTTTTACACACAGACCAAGAAAGCAATACCCCCAG ATATGATAACCCCCCAGATGATGCCCACCATCAACTTCTCGTCAGGCCTGCTGGCAGGGGTTCTAGCGTCGGCGGTCACCCAACCGGCCGATGTCATCAAAACCCACATGCAACTCTACCCCCAAAAACATAAGAAGGTTATGGCCACAGTGCAGTATGTTATCAAG AAAAGTGGAGTGAACGGCCTGTTCCGAGGCATGTTGCCTAGGTGCTTAAGGAGGACACTGATGGCCTCTCTGGCATGGACAGTATATGAACAG GTGATAGTAAAGTTCGGCCTGAAGTAG